One Benincasa hispida cultivar B227 chromosome 5, ASM972705v1, whole genome shotgun sequence genomic window carries:
- the LOC120077231 gene encoding nucleoporin GLE1-like, whose product MADQASQSSASPSTPSSDQISMREAAFLAASRRLAAQPHTIPRIVGRTWRNPLSIQPPQFKRGHNIKSTPVPTPAISTESEKKRHDDKEVFGNILSHLEQRGGLPEAGVINQPLSTEEVTVVVNEEVVVLDAVMNEEEAGKGTLALETPEVTANAETYDGPSRVMVVVEVAMDEVTMETQPKVVEEKKKKKKSKGRKAGEAESYHHRKEKKNKEKKDDDEDEEAKKERKRKEKEERRERQHEKKCLRKE is encoded by the coding sequence ATGGCCGACCAAGCTTCCCAATCTTCTGCTTCACCCTCAACCCCTTCCTCTGACCAAATctccatgcgagaggcagcattccttgcTGCCAGTCGCAGACTTGCTGCCCAACCCCACACCATCCCGAGAATCGTCGGTAGAACCTGGAGAAACCCATTATCCATCCAGCCTCCTCAGTTTAAGAGGGGGCACAACATTAAAAGTACCCCAGTTCCAACTCCAGCCATCTCAACTGAGAGTGAGAAGAAGAGGCACGATGATAAGGAAGTATTTGGCAATATTCTGAGTCACTTGGAGCAAAGAGGAGGATTACCCGAGGCAGGGGTTATAAACCAACCACTGTCTACGGAGGAGGTGACGGTGGTGGTGAATGAAGAGGTGGTGGTGCTAGATGCAGTGATGAATGAAGAGGAGGCAGGAAAAGGCACTCTGGCCTTAGAGACTCCTGAGGTGACTGCCAACGCAGAAACCTATGATGGACCCTCCAGAGTTATGGTGGTGGTTGAAGTTGCGATGGATGAGGTTACAATGGAGACGCAACCAAAAGTagttgaagagaaaaagaagaagaagaaaagcaaaggGAGAAAGGCTGGAGAGGCTGAGTCTTATCATCAtcgcaaggagaaaaagaataaagaaaagaaggatgATGACGAAGATGAGGAAGCCAAGAAGgaaaggaagaggaaagagaaggaagaaagaagagagcGCCAGCATGAGAAAAAGTGCCTgagaaaagaataa